The sequence below is a genomic window from Salicibibacter cibarius.
AAACGTCGGCAACGGACGAGATTAACGCGGTGGCCGCAGCGATCTCTAAAAACAGTGACATGTCTGCTTGTCCACTCATTGTCGTTTGTGATGACAGTGACTTCGTCAGTAAGACCAAAGATAATTTTCTCTGGACAACGTTCACACGCAGCAATCCGTCCCATGACATGCATGGCATCAATAGTTTTATTGAAAATAAACATTGGGGCTGTGACACGCTGATTATCGATGCGCGCATTAAACCGCATCATGCGCCGCCACTCATTGAAGACGAAGAAGTGGAAGCCAAGATCGAGCGATTTTTTGAAAATGGCCGCTTCGTGGGCGATCAATGATGATTTCGGTCGTAAAAGCGAATCAACAACATATCGAAGGAATAGCGCGTGTTTGCACGGATGGCCATTGGGCGACATATGGACATTCCAAACCTAAAGCATACATTGAGAGAGTGGTCGAAGCGTTTTACAACTATGATCGAATACGGCAGGAAGTCACGGAAACGAGCAAACATTGGGGCGGTTACTTCGTTGCCTTGGACGATGGCGAAGTCGTTGGTGCCGGTGGCGGTGGCATGACAGGAGATACAACGGGCGAGCTTTTTGTATTGTACCTTGATCCTGATAGAAGAAATGAAGGGATCGGAACGAAGATTCTGGATGCCGTTACCATCCAGCAAAAGGAATTCGGAGCCATTGAACAATGGGTATCAGTTGAAAAAGACAATGATATGGGCATCACTTTCTATGAAGCTAGGGGTTTTTCATACCAATATGAAAGAGAGAGTTATGGAAACGAGGGGGAGGAAGATTATATATCCTTGAGGTATTATCGATTAATATAGAAGAAAGCGGGGAGTTTAATGAAAATCATCAGGATCAACAACGAAGCTTTGATTTAGACAAATTCCTCAACAAAGCCCTTTTCGCACATTTATCCACGGTGTCAGAAGAAGGTCCGCGGGATTCCCCGGTGTGGTTTCATTGGGAGAGCGCTTTTCTATGGATAATAGGGACGCCAGATGATAGTTTTCCCAAGCGAATCGAAATCAATCCGAAATGCGCGGTTGGTATCGTTGATTTTGATCAAAAAAGCAGGAAAGTCTTTCATGCCGGATTCAGAGGCCAAGGCTTCGTTGAAGATTTTGATAGTGGGATAGCAAACCGTCTGCTCTCTCGTTATTTAGGAACCGATGATCCTCGTTTGAATAATAGTAACGTGCTCATTCGTTTTATGATGGAAACTGTAGTTGTTCGGGATCAATCTTATCTGATCCGGGGTGACTATTGATTTAATTTAGTTAACAAAAGTACTATTTTTCCTTAAACCCCTTGGAGATAGACGCTCTTTTTTTTAAAATAAGAAAATATATTACAAAAAAAGGAGAATCTATTATGGGAAGGAAAAATTTTGTTTTGAAAGGAGCCGCAGTTTTCATTTTCAGTGTGGCGAGTGTTGCCGGATTATCTGCTCAGAAGGCAGATGCAAGTGTCTCGGGTGAAACCATTGCGATTGATGCCGGTCATGGGGGGCATGATAATGGAGCTACTGGAAATGGTTTATACGAAAAAGAACTTGTATATGATGTGGCTCACCGTACCCAAGAGTTGTTGGAAGAAGCTGGGGCGGAAGTAATCATGACGAGAGATGGAGACTATTTTGTGGAACTCATCGAGCGGGCGAATTTGGCCAATGATGGCGGAGCTGATTCTTTCGTCAGCATTCATGCCAATTCTGCTTCAGATGCTTCCGTAAGTGGCACGGAAACCTTTCATCATCCATCGGATTCGGAGGGGGAAACATTAGCCTCCGACCTGCAAAGTAGCATGGTACAAGAGTTTGGCAGCAACGACCGCGGTGTGAAATCTAGCGATTTCAGCGTTCTTCGTAACTCGGACATGCCCGCTGCCTTGGTTGAATTAGGGTTCGTCTCTAATCAAGCAGAAGCCGATACGATGTTGACCGATGCCTTCCGTAACGAAGCAGCCAACGCGATTTATCAGGGGCTTTATGAATATCATTAATAAACATAAAATCAATCAAGGGGGTCCTCTCCCTTGATTGATTCATTTTTAGCAGGAAAGTATAAATCAACTTTCTTACCTACATAGAGATTGCTGAACAACTTGCATATATCAGCTGAAGCCGGGATGCTGCTTCCATGGCTTCGCTTTCCGCGGATGAACGGTCAAGCCTCCTCGCGCAAAACCGGCGCTGCGGGGTCTTGACGCGTCCGTTTTTCCGCTGAAGTCTCCCATTGTAGCGTCATCCCTCCGTATGTTTCCAGAAGTGCAAGGGTTTTCTGCTTTTAGGATAGATTTCCTTGCATCTAGCTTTGATAACATCAACGGAAAATGCTTATGTGCCAATCTTTTTCCGTTATTTAGAAGTCCCTACATAAGTGCAACTTGGCTTTAGGGATTTTTCTCCCGACGGTTCTCCCATTGTT
It includes:
- a CDS encoding GNAT family N-acetyltransferase — translated: MISVVKANQQHIEGIARVCTDGHWATYGHSKPKAYIERVVEAFYNYDRIRQEVTETSKHWGGYFVALDDGEVVGAGGGGMTGDTTGELFVLYLDPDRRNEGIGTKILDAVTIQQKEFGAIEQWVSVEKDNDMGITFYEARGFSYQYERESYGNEGEEDYISLRYYRLI
- a CDS encoding pyridoxamine 5'-phosphate oxidase family protein — protein: MSEEGPRDSPVWFHWESAFLWIIGTPDDSFPKRIEINPKCAVGIVDFDQKSRKVFHAGFRGQGFVEDFDSGIANRLLSRYLGTDDPRLNNSNVLIRFMMETVVVRDQSYLIRGDY
- a CDS encoding N-acetylmuramoyl-L-alanine amidase family protein — its product is MGRKNFVLKGAAVFIFSVASVAGLSAQKADASVSGETIAIDAGHGGHDNGATGNGLYEKELVYDVAHRTQELLEEAGAEVIMTRDGDYFVELIERANLANDGGADSFVSIHANSASDASVSGTETFHHPSDSEGETLASDLQSSMVQEFGSNDRGVKSSDFSVLRNSDMPAALVELGFVSNQAEADTMLTDAFRNEAANAIYQGLYEYH